A genomic stretch from Enterobacter dykesii includes:
- the argG gene encoding argininosuccinate synthase, translating to MTTILKHLPVGQRIGIAFSGGLDTSAALLWMRQKGAVPYAYTANLGQPDEDDYDAIPRRAKEYGAENARLIDCRKQLVAEGIAAIQCGAFHNTTGGLTYFNTTPLGRAVTGTMLVAAMKEDGVNIWGDGSTYKGNDIERFYRYGLLTNAELQIYKPWLDTDFIDELGGRHEMSEFMIACGFDYKMSVEKAYSTDSNMLGATHEAKDLEFLNSSVKIVNPIMGVKFWDENVKIQAEEVTVRFERGHPVALNGKTFSDDVELMLEANRIGGRHGLGMSDQIENRIIEAKSRGIYEAPGMALLHIAYERLLTGIHNEDTIEQYHSHGRQLGKLLYQGRWFDPQALMLRDALQRWVASAITGEVTLELRRGNDYSILNTVSDNLTYKAERLTMEKGESVFSPDDRIGQLTMRNLDITDTREKLFNYVENGLLSANSGNGLPQVENLEYSDKK from the coding sequence ATGACGACGATTCTCAAGCATCTTCCGGTAGGACAACGTATTGGCATCGCTTTCTCAGGCGGCCTGGATACCAGCGCTGCACTGCTGTGGATGCGCCAGAAGGGAGCGGTTCCGTACGCCTATACTGCGAACCTGGGCCAGCCGGATGAGGACGACTACGATGCCATTCCTCGTCGCGCTAAAGAGTATGGTGCAGAGAACGCGCGCCTGATTGACTGCCGTAAGCAACTGGTCGCTGAAGGTATCGCGGCTATTCAGTGCGGTGCGTTCCATAACACCACCGGTGGCCTGACCTATTTCAACACCACCCCGCTGGGCCGTGCGGTCACCGGCACCATGCTGGTTGCGGCGATGAAAGAAGACGGCGTTAACATATGGGGTGACGGTAGCACCTATAAAGGTAACGATATTGAACGTTTCTATCGTTATGGCCTGCTGACCAACGCCGAACTACAGATTTACAAACCGTGGCTGGATACCGACTTCATCGACGAGCTGGGTGGCCGTCATGAAATGTCCGAATTCATGATTGCCTGCGGCTTCGACTATAAGATGTCAGTCGAGAAAGCCTACTCCACCGACTCCAACATGCTGGGTGCGACGCACGAAGCGAAAGACCTGGAATTCCTGAACTCCAGCGTGAAGATCGTTAACCCGATCATGGGCGTGAAGTTCTGGGACGAGAACGTCAAAATCCAGGCTGAAGAAGTGACCGTACGTTTCGAACGCGGCCATCCGGTTGCGCTGAACGGTAAAACCTTCTCTGATGATGTTGAGCTGATGCTGGAAGCAAATCGTATTGGCGGTCGTCACGGTCTGGGTATGAGCGATCAGATTGAAAACCGTATCATCGAAGCGAAAAGCCGCGGCATCTATGAAGCCCCGGGAATGGCGCTGCTGCACATCGCTTACGAGCGTCTGCTGACCGGCATTCACAACGAAGACACCATTGAGCAGTATCACTCTCATGGTCGTCAGCTGGGTAAACTGCTGTATCAGGGCCGCTGGTTCGATCCACAGGCGCTGATGCTGCGCGATGCGCTGCAGCGTTGGGTGGCAAGCGCGATCACCGGTGAAGTAACGCTGGAACTGCGTCGCGGTAACGACTACTCCATCCTGAACACCGTGTCTGACAACCTGACCTATAAAGCAGAGCGTCTGACCATGGAGAAAGGTGAATCCGTGTTCTCACCGGACGATCGTATTGGTCAGCTGACCATGCGTAATCTGGACATCACCGATACCCGTGAGAAGCTGTTCAACTATGTTGAGAACGGTTTGCTGTCAGCCAATTCAGGTAACGGCCTGCCGCAGGTTGAAAACCTGGAATACAGCGATAAGAAGTAA
- the folP gene encoding dihydropteroate synthase, with protein sequence MKLFAQDSHLDLSHPHVMGILNVTPDSFSDGGTHNTLIEAVKHANLMINAGATIIDVGGESTRPGAADVSVEEELARVVPVVEAITQRFEVWISVDTSKPEVIREVVRVGAHIINDIRSLTEPGALEAAAETGLPVCLMHMQGQPKTMQEAPRYDDVFADVNRFFIEHIARCERAGIPKEKLLLDPGFGFGKNLSHNYALLARLSEFHHFGLPLLVGMSRKSMIGQLLNVGPSERLSGSLACAVIAAMQGAHIIRVHDVKETVEAMRVVEATLAAKENKRYE encoded by the coding sequence ATGAAATTATTCGCTCAGGACTCGCATCTCGATCTTTCACATCCCCATGTGATGGGGATCCTGAATGTTACCCCTGACTCTTTCTCTGACGGCGGCACGCATAACACGCTTATCGAGGCGGTTAAGCACGCGAATTTAATGATTAATGCGGGTGCCACCATTATTGACGTGGGCGGCGAATCGACGCGTCCTGGTGCGGCGGACGTGTCTGTGGAAGAAGAGCTGGCGCGCGTGGTGCCGGTGGTTGAAGCTATCACGCAGCGGTTTGAAGTGTGGATCTCCGTTGATACCTCTAAACCCGAAGTGATTCGTGAAGTGGTGAGAGTGGGCGCTCACATTATCAATGATATTCGCTCGCTCACTGAGCCTGGCGCCCTTGAAGCCGCGGCAGAGACGGGATTACCGGTATGCCTGATGCACATGCAGGGTCAACCAAAAACCATGCAGGAAGCACCGAGGTATGACGATGTCTTTGCCGACGTAAATCGCTTCTTTATTGAGCATATTGCACGCTGTGAACGTGCAGGTATCCCAAAAGAGAAATTGCTGCTCGACCCGGGGTTCGGTTTCGGTAAAAATCTCTCCCACAATTATGCGTTGCTTGCGCGCCTGTCGGAATTCCATCATTTTGGCCTGCCGTTACTGGTGGGGATGTCGAGAAAGTCGATGATTGGGCAGTTGCTGAACGTGGGGCCGAGCGAACGCCTGAGCGGCAGCCTGGCCTGCGCGGTGATTGCGGCGATGCAGGGCGCGCACATTATTCGTGTCCATGACGTCAAAGAAACAGTAGAAGCCATGCGTGTGGTGGAAGCCACACTGGCAGCGAAGGAAAACAAACGCTATGAGTAG
- the secG gene encoding preprotein translocase subunit SecG — MYEALLVVFLIVAIALVALIMLQQGKGADMGASFGAGASGTLFGSSGSANFMTRTTAILATLFFIISLVLGNINSNKTSKGSEWENLSAPAKTEQTQPAAPAKPTSDIPH; from the coding sequence ATGTACGAAGCTCTTTTAGTTGTTTTCCTTATTGTAGCCATCGCTCTCGTAGCGCTGATTATGCTGCAGCAAGGTAAAGGCGCTGATATGGGAGCCTCCTTCGGAGCAGGCGCTTCCGGTACGCTGTTCGGTTCAAGTGGTTCTGCGAACTTCATGACCCGTACGACGGCGATTCTGGCTACGCTGTTCTTCATCATCAGTCTGGTGCTTGGCAATATCAACAGCAACAAGACCAGCAAAGGAAGCGAGTGGGAAAATCTGAGCGCGCCAGCGAAAACTGAGCAGACTCAGCCAGCTGCACCGGCTAAGCCGACCAGCGATATCCCGCACTAA
- the infB gene encoding translation initiation factor IF-2, whose translation MTDVTVKSLAAEIQTSVDRLVQQFADAGIPKSADDSVTAQEKQTLLTHLNREHGSTPDKLTLQRKTRSTLNIPGTGGKSKSVQIEVRKTRTFVKRDPQEAERLAAEEQAQREAEEQAQREAEAAAKREAELKAEREAAEKAKRDASDKVKRDAAEKDKVSNQQTDEMTKTAQAEKARRENEAAELKRKAEEEARRKLEEEARRVAEEARRMAEENEKNGVNTVEPTEDTSDYHVTTSQHARQAEDDNDREVEGGRGRGRNAKAARPAKKGNKHAESKADREEARAAIRGGKGGKRKGSALQQGFQKPAQAVNRDVVIGETITVGELANKMAVKGSQVIKAMMKLGAMATINQVIDQETAQLVAEEMGHKVILRRENELEEAVMSDRDTGAAAEPRAPVVTIMGHVDHGKTSLLDYIRSTKVASGEAGGITQHIGAYHVETDNGMITFLDTPGHAAFTSMRARGAQATDIVVLVVAADDGVMPQTIEAIQHAKAAGVPVVVAVNKIDKPEADPDRVKNELSQYGILPEEWGGESQFVHVSAKAGTGIDELLDAILLQAEVLELKAIRNGMASGAVIESFLDKGRGPVATVLVREGTLHKGDIVLCGFEYGRVRAMRNELGQEVLEAGPSIPVEILGLSGVPAAGDEVTVVRDEKKAREVALYRQGKFREVKLARQQKSKLENMFANMTEGEVHEVNIVLKADVQGSVEAISDSLLKLSTDEVKVKIIGSGVGGITETDATLAAASNAILVGFNVRADASARKVIEAESLDLRYYSVIYNLIDEVKAAMSGMLSPELKQQIIGLAEVRDVFKSPKFGAIAGCMVTEGNIKRHNPIRVLRDNVVIYEGELESLRRFKDDVNEVRNGMECGIGVKNYNDVRVGDMIEVFEIIEIQRTIA comes from the coding sequence ATGACTGATGTAACTGTAAAATCGCTGGCTGCTGAGATTCAGACCTCCGTGGACCGCCTGGTACAGCAATTTGCTGATGCAGGGATCCCGAAGTCCGCTGATGACTCGGTGACCGCGCAAGAAAAACAAACCTTGTTAACGCACCTGAACCGTGAACACGGCTCTACGCCTGACAAGTTGACGCTGCAGCGCAAAACGCGTAGCACGTTAAACATCCCTGGTACCGGTGGCAAAAGCAAATCGGTCCAAATTGAAGTCCGCAAGACGCGCACCTTTGTAAAACGTGATCCGCAAGAGGCAGAGCGCCTTGCTGCGGAAGAGCAGGCACAGCGTGAAGCGGAAGAACAAGCTCAGCGTGAGGCGGAAGCTGCCGCCAAACGTGAAGCAGAATTAAAAGCTGAACGTGAGGCCGCAGAAAAAGCGAAACGCGACGCAAGTGATAAAGTGAAGCGTGACGCTGCGGAAAAAGACAAAGTGAGCAATCAACAGACAGACGAAATGACCAAAACTGCCCAGGCTGAAAAAGCCCGCCGTGAAAATGAAGCTGCCGAGCTGAAGCGTAAAGCGGAAGAAGAAGCCCGCCGTAAGCTGGAAGAAGAAGCTCGCCGCGTCGCCGAAGAAGCGCGTCGTATGGCAGAAGAAAACGAGAAGAATGGTGTGAATACCGTTGAGCCGACTGAAGACACCAGCGACTATCACGTGACCACTTCTCAGCATGCGCGTCAGGCTGAAGATGATAACGACCGCGAAGTTGAAGGCGGTCGTGGCCGTGGTCGTAATGCAAAAGCTGCGCGTCCGGCGAAAAAAGGTAACAAGCACGCTGAATCTAAAGCTGACCGTGAAGAAGCACGCGCTGCTATTCGCGGCGGTAAAGGCGGCAAGCGTAAAGGTTCTGCTTTGCAGCAGGGCTTCCAGAAGCCAGCTCAGGCGGTTAACCGTGACGTCGTGATTGGCGAAACCATCACCGTTGGCGAACTGGCGAACAAAATGGCCGTTAAAGGCTCTCAGGTCATCAAAGCGATGATGAAGCTGGGCGCCATGGCGACCATCAACCAGGTGATCGATCAGGAAACTGCACAGCTGGTTGCGGAAGAGATGGGCCACAAAGTTATCCTGCGTCGTGAAAACGAGCTGGAAGAAGCAGTAATGAGCGACCGTGATACTGGCGCTGCGGCAGAACCACGCGCACCGGTAGTGACCATCATGGGTCACGTTGACCACGGTAAAACCTCTCTGCTTGACTACATTCGTTCTACCAAGGTTGCCTCTGGCGAAGCGGGTGGTATTACCCAGCACATCGGTGCATACCACGTAGAAACTGACAACGGTATGATCACCTTCCTGGATACCCCAGGCCACGCCGCGTTTACCTCAATGCGTGCTCGTGGTGCTCAGGCGACGGATATCGTTGTTCTGGTTGTTGCGGCGGACGACGGCGTCATGCCGCAGACCATCGAAGCTATCCAGCACGCGAAAGCAGCAGGTGTGCCGGTTGTGGTTGCAGTTAACAAGATCGATAAGCCAGAAGCGGATCCCGATCGTGTTAAAAACGAACTTTCCCAGTACGGTATTCTGCCGGAAGAGTGGGGCGGCGAAAGCCAGTTCGTACACGTGTCTGCGAAAGCGGGTACCGGTATCGACGAACTGCTGGACGCGATCCTGCTGCAGGCCGAAGTTCTGGAGCTGAAAGCCATCCGTAACGGTATGGCGAGCGGTGCGGTGATCGAATCCTTCCTGGATAAAGGACGTGGCCCGGTTGCTACCGTTCTGGTTCGTGAAGGTACACTGCATAAAGGCGATATCGTTCTGTGCGGTTTCGAATACGGTCGCGTCCGTGCGATGCGTAACGAACTGGGTCAGGAAGTTCTGGAAGCGGGTCCGTCCATTCCGGTGGAAATCCTGGGTCTGTCCGGTGTTCCGGCTGCCGGTGACGAAGTGACCGTTGTGCGTGACGAGAAGAAAGCGCGTGAAGTTGCGCTGTATCGTCAGGGCAAATTCCGTGAAGTTAAACTGGCTCGTCAGCAGAAATCTAAACTCGAGAACATGTTTGCCAACATGACCGAGGGCGAAGTTCACGAAGTGAACATCGTTCTGAAAGCTGACGTTCAGGGTTCTGTGGAAGCGATCTCCGACTCCTTGCTGAAACTGTCTACCGACGAAGTGAAAGTGAAGATCATCGGTTCTGGCGTAGGTGGTATCACCGAAACCGACGCAACCCTGGCTGCTGCCTCCAACGCTATCCTGGTTGGCTTCAACGTTCGTGCGGATGCATCTGCGCGTAAAGTAATTGAAGCCGAAAGCCTGGATCTGCGTTACTACTCCGTCATCTATAACCTGATCGACGAAGTGAAAGCAGCGATGAGCGGCATGCTGTCTCCTGAGCTGAAACAGCAGATCATCGGTCTGGCTGAAGTACGTGACGTGTTCAAATCACCGAAATTCGGTGCTATCGCGGGCTGTATGGTTACCGAAGGTAACATCAAGCGTCACAACCCAATCCGCGTACTGCGTGACAACGTGGTTATCTACGAAGGCGAGCTGGAATCCCTGCGCCGCTTCAAAGATGACGTTAACGAAGTCCGTAACGGCATGGAATGTGGTATCGGCGTGAAGAACTACAACGACGTTCGCGTTGGCGATATGATCGAAGTGTTCGAGATCATCGAAATTCAGCGTACCATCGCTTAA
- the glmM gene encoding phosphoglucosamine mutase, whose product MSSRKYFGTDGIRGRVGDAPITPDFVLKLGWAAGKVLARHGSRKIIIGKDTRISGYMLESALEAGLAAAGLSASFTGPMPTPAVAYLTRTFRAEAGIVISASHNPFYDNGIKFFSIDGTKLPDDVEEAIEAEMEKEITCVDSAELGKANRIVDAAGRYIEFCKGTFPNELSLAHLKIVVDCANGATYHIAPNVFRELGAKVITIGCEPDGLNINEQVGATDVRALQARVLAEKADLGIALDGDGDRVIMVDHEGNKVDGDQILYIIAREGLRQGQLRGGAVGTLMSNMGLELALKQLGIPFVRAKVGDRYVLEKLQEKGWRIGAENSGHVILLDKTTTGDGIVAALQVVAAMARNHMSLHDLCSGMKMFPQILVNVRFTAGKGDPLENENVKAVMADVEAALGNRGRVLLRKSGTEPLIRVMVEGEDEAQVTEFAHRIADAVKAA is encoded by the coding sequence ATGAGTAGTCGTAAATATTTTGGTACCGACGGTATCCGTGGGCGCGTAGGCGATGCTCCCATCACCCCTGATTTTGTCCTGAAGCTCGGCTGGGCTGCTGGCAAAGTGCTTGCGCGTCATGGCTCACGTAAAATTATCATCGGTAAAGACACCCGTATTTCCGGCTATATGCTGGAGTCCGCGCTGGAAGCGGGTCTGGCGGCTGCTGGACTGTCCGCGTCCTTTACGGGCCCGATGCCGACACCTGCAGTCGCGTATCTGACGCGCACCTTCCGTGCGGAAGCGGGTATTGTCATTTCAGCTTCTCACAACCCGTTCTACGACAACGGCATTAAATTCTTCTCCATTGACGGCACCAAGCTCCCGGATGACGTGGAAGAAGCCATTGAAGCCGAAATGGAAAAAGAGATCACCTGCGTTGATTCCGCAGAGCTGGGTAAAGCGAACCGTATCGTTGATGCAGCGGGCCGTTATATCGAATTCTGTAAAGGTACCTTCCCGAATGAGCTGAGCCTGGCTCACCTCAAAATTGTGGTGGACTGTGCAAACGGCGCGACCTATCACATCGCCCCGAATGTCTTCCGCGAACTGGGTGCGAAAGTCATCACTATTGGCTGCGAGCCGGATGGTCTGAACATTAACGAGCAGGTGGGGGCAACTGACGTTCGTGCCCTGCAGGCGCGTGTTCTGGCAGAGAAAGCCGACCTGGGTATTGCGCTGGACGGCGACGGTGACCGCGTGATCATGGTCGACCACGAAGGTAACAAGGTCGACGGCGATCAAATCCTCTACATCATCGCGCGTGAAGGACTGCGTCAGGGCCAGCTGCGCGGCGGTGCGGTGGGCACGCTGATGAGTAACATGGGCCTGGAACTGGCGCTGAAACAGCTCGGTATTCCGTTTGTCCGCGCGAAAGTGGGTGACCGCTATGTGCTGGAAAAACTGCAGGAGAAGGGCTGGCGCATCGGCGCAGAAAACTCGGGTCACGTGATCCTGCTTGATAAAACCACCACCGGTGACGGTATCGTGGCCGCGCTGCAGGTGGTTGCCGCAATGGCGCGCAACCATATGAGCCTGCACGATCTGTGCAGCGGCATGAAAATGTTCCCACAGATTCTGGTCAACGTACGTTTCACTGCCGGCAAAGGCGATCCGCTGGAAAACGAGAACGTCAAAGCGGTGATGGCTGACGTTGAAGCGGCCCTGGGCAATCGTGGACGCGTGCTGCTGCGTAAGTCCGGTACCGAACCGCTGATCCGCGTGATGGTGGAAGGTGAAGACGAAGCGCAGGTCACCGAATTTGCGCACCGTATTGCGGATGCTGTTAAAGCTGCATAA
- the nusA gene encoding transcription termination factor NusA, whose amino-acid sequence MNKEILAVVEAVSNEKSLPREKIFEALESALATATKKKYEQEIDVRVEIDRKSGDFDTFRRWVIVEEVTQPTKEITLEAARFEDESLNVGEYVEDQIESVTFDRITTQTAKQVIVQKVREAERALVVDQFRDQEGEIITGVVKKVNRDNISLEIKSEGLPGNAEAVILREDMLPRENFRPGDRIRGVLYAVRPEARGAQLFVTRSKPEMLVELFRIEVPEIGEEVIEIKAAARDPGSRAKIAVKTNDKRIDPVGACVGMRGARVQAVSTELGGERIDIVLWDDNPAQFVINAMAPADVASIVVDEDKHTMDIAVEAGNLAQAIGRNGQNVRLASQLSGWELNVMTVDDLQAKHQAEAHAAIDTFTKYLDIDEDFATVLVEEGFSTLEELAYVPMKELLEIDGLDEPTVEALRERAKNALTTLALAQEESLGDKKPADDLLNLEGLDRAIAFKLAARGVCTLEDLAEQGVDDLADIEGLTDEKAGELIMAARNICWFGDEA is encoded by the coding sequence ATGAACAAAGAAATTTTGGCTGTTGTTGAAGCCGTCTCCAACGAGAAATCACTGCCGCGTGAGAAGATTTTCGAAGCGCTGGAAAGTGCACTGGCTACAGCAACCAAGAAAAAATACGAACAAGAGATCGATGTTCGCGTAGAAATCGATCGTAAAAGCGGTGACTTCGATACATTCCGTCGTTGGGTAATCGTTGAAGAAGTGACCCAGCCGACCAAAGAGATCACGCTGGAAGCCGCCCGTTTTGAAGACGAAAGTCTGAACGTGGGCGAGTACGTTGAAGATCAGATTGAATCTGTCACCTTCGACCGTATCACGACCCAGACCGCTAAACAGGTTATCGTGCAGAAAGTGCGCGAAGCCGAGCGCGCGCTGGTTGTCGATCAGTTCCGCGATCAGGAAGGCGAGATCATCACCGGCGTGGTGAAGAAAGTGAACCGCGACAACATCTCCCTGGAGATCAAATCCGAAGGGTTACCGGGTAACGCTGAAGCCGTGATCCTGCGTGAAGATATGCTGCCGCGTGAAAACTTCCGCCCAGGCGACCGTATTCGCGGTGTTCTGTACGCCGTTCGCCCTGAAGCGCGTGGTGCACAGCTGTTCGTGACCCGTTCTAAACCAGAAATGCTGGTAGAACTGTTCCGTATCGAAGTGCCGGAAATCGGTGAAGAAGTTATCGAGATTAAAGCGGCGGCTCGCGATCCGGGCTCCCGTGCGAAAATTGCGGTGAAAACCAACGACAAGCGTATCGACCCGGTCGGTGCTTGCGTCGGTATGCGCGGTGCGCGCGTTCAGGCAGTTTCTACTGAGCTGGGCGGCGAACGTATTGATATCGTTCTGTGGGATGACAACCCGGCGCAGTTCGTGATCAACGCAATGGCTCCAGCTGATGTGGCGTCTATCGTTGTTGACGAAGACAAACACACCATGGATATCGCTGTTGAAGCGGGCAACCTGGCGCAGGCAATCGGCCGTAACGGTCAGAACGTACGCCTGGCGTCACAGCTGAGCGGCTGGGAACTCAACGTAATGACCGTTGATGACCTGCAGGCTAAGCATCAGGCTGAAGCCCATGCGGCGATCGATACCTTCACTAAATACCTGGATATTGACGAAGACTTCGCCACTGTTCTGGTTGAAGAAGGTTTCTCTACGCTGGAAGAACTGGCCTATGTGCCAATGAAAGAGCTGCTGGAAATTGACGGTCTGGATGAACCAACCGTTGAAGCCCTGCGTGAACGCGCTAAAAACGCACTGACCACCCTGGCACTGGCTCAGGAAGAAAGCCTTGGCGACAAAAAGCCGGCTGATGACCTGCTGAATCTGGAAGGTCTTGATCGTGCGATTGCGTTCAAGCTGGCTGCCCGTGGTGTTTGTACGCTGGAAGATCTCGCTGAGCAAGGCGTTGATGACCTGGCTGATATCGAAGGTTTAACTGACGAGAAAGCCGGCGAGCTCATCATGGCCGCACGTAATATTTGCTGGTTCGGCGACGAAGCGTAA
- the rimP gene encoding ribosome maturation factor RimP has protein sequence MSTLEQKLTEMITAPVEALGYELVGIEFVRGRTSTLRIYIDSEDGINVDDCADVSHQVSAVLDVEDPITVAYNLEVSSPGLDRPMFTAEHYVRFTGEEVALVLRMAVQNRRKWQGIIKAVDGEMITVTVEGKDEVFALSNIQKANLVPHF, from the coding sequence TTGTCCACATTAGAGCAAAAATTAACAGAGATGATTACTGCACCGGTCGAAGCACTGGGCTACGAACTGGTCGGCATCGAATTCGTTCGCGGCCGTACATCGACGCTGCGCATCTATATTGATAGTGAAGATGGCATCAATGTTGATGATTGTGCTGATGTCAGCCACCAGGTGAGTGCGGTTCTTGATGTTGAAGACCCGATTACCGTTGCGTACAACCTGGAAGTTTCCTCACCTGGCCTCGATCGCCCGATGTTCACGGCCGAGCACTATGTGCGCTTTACCGGTGAAGAAGTGGCTCTCGTTCTGCGTATGGCCGTACAGAACCGCCGTAAATGGCAGGGAATTATCAAAGCCGTTGATGGTGAAATGATCACGGTGACAGTCGAAGGCAAAGATGAAGTGTTCGCGCTGAGTAATATCCAGAAGGCGAACCTGGTTCCCCACTTTTAA